Proteins from a genomic interval of Streptomyces sp. SID8374:
- a CDS encoding phage tail domain-containing protein: protein MAQQRIGRIQWGTLTFGPGSRYHVTAIEGLDDMPDIRADDMDRPGQHGDYTGPDTTGPRGIQIGLGLRADTPDELRDLTLALRAATQPQSTPAPMQFLDQDALVYGKIRRRSIPYDAENLWRTGTAALELYCADPYLYGLDERSTSTTAYSPAAGRTYPLVHPRSYGAPGQSGRITAYNRGDSPAYPVLRLDGPVANPTIEQVNTGSVITVDAVLQEGEYLLIDTRTRAVLYMGTSPRRSWVRAGSRWPLLLPGSNELAYRGSALPGSPGQQSLLTATWRDTSL from the coding sequence ATGGCACAGCAGCGAATCGGCCGCATCCAGTGGGGCACCCTCACCTTCGGCCCCGGGTCCCGGTACCACGTCACCGCGATCGAGGGCCTCGACGACATGCCCGACATCCGAGCCGACGACATGGACCGCCCCGGGCAGCACGGCGACTACACCGGCCCCGACACCACCGGGCCCCGGGGCATCCAGATCGGCCTCGGACTCCGGGCGGACACACCGGACGAACTCCGCGACCTCACGCTGGCTCTGCGCGCGGCGACGCAACCGCAGAGCACACCGGCGCCGATGCAGTTCCTGGACCAGGACGCCCTCGTCTACGGCAAGATCCGGCGCCGGTCGATCCCATACGACGCCGAGAACTTGTGGCGCACCGGGACCGCCGCGCTGGAGCTGTACTGCGCCGACCCGTACCTGTACGGGCTGGACGAGCGGTCCACGTCCACGACGGCGTACTCCCCGGCGGCCGGCCGCACGTACCCGCTGGTGCACCCCCGGTCGTACGGGGCGCCGGGCCAGTCGGGGCGGATCACGGCGTACAACCGCGGCGACAGTCCTGCCTATCCGGTGCTGCGGCTGGACGGGCCGGTCGCGAACCCGACGATTGAGCAGGTGAACACCGGGTCCGTCATCACGGTGGACGCGGTGCTTCAGGAGGGCGAGTACCTCCTGATCGATACGAGGACCCGGGCGGTCCTCTACATGGGGACGAGTCCGCGCCGGTCGTGGGTGCGGGCCGGGTCGCGGTGGCCGCTGCTCCTGCCCGGGTCGAACGAACTGGCATACCGGGGGTCGGCGTTGCCGGGTTCTCCGGGGCAGCAGTCCCTGCTCACTGCCACCTGGCGCGACACCAGCCTGTAG
- a CDS encoding phage tail protein: MPLSRVTKLYAVEDCKIFPLLSDPAGGTPAYGEGIDVPGIKSMEISGDVEVKELRGDNGLLDSDSSISNVTVSYPHAKLSLDVLKALVSSTVTDSGTTPAQKSKWSLKQGAKPLPYKIVGKTPTSGGDLVGGDVYFTLFKCIMSSFPGLGLAEEDYRTIENEARAVPLISTGEWVDVEIHETAAAIPTAATP, from the coding sequence ATGCCGCTCAGCCGAGTGACCAAGCTGTACGCAGTCGAGGACTGCAAGATCTTTCCGCTGCTCTCCGACCCTGCCGGGGGCACCCCGGCGTACGGGGAGGGCATCGACGTCCCCGGCATCAAGTCGATGGAGATCTCCGGCGACGTGGAGGTGAAGGAGCTCCGCGGTGACAACGGGCTCCTGGACTCGGACTCGTCGATCTCCAACGTGACCGTGTCGTACCCGCACGCGAAGCTGTCGCTGGACGTGCTGAAGGCGCTCGTGTCCAGCACGGTCACCGACTCCGGGACGACTCCGGCGCAGAAGTCGAAGTGGTCGCTGAAGCAGGGCGCGAAGCCCCTCCCATACAAGATCGTCGGAAAGACCCCCACCTCGGGCGGCGATCTCGTCGGCGGCGACGTGTACTTCACCCTCTTCAAGTGCATCATGTCCAGCTTTCCCGGCCTCGGCCTGGCGGAGGAGGACTACCGCACGATCGAGAACGAGGCGCGCGCCGTGCCGCTCATCTCGACCGGCGAGTGGGTCGATGTCGAGATCCACGAAACCGCTGCCGCGATCCCGACCGCTGCGACCCCCTGA
- a CDS encoding HK97-gp10 family putative phage morphogenesis protein — MDARQFERGLRRFVGRLSTESKRAADRTGTRVQNEARRRAPVDTGRLRSSIVSRSEDRGRTYDVTVGTNVDYAEHVEYGTAPHRIYPRTKAALYWPGAPHPVAYVDHPGTAPHPFLAPAIAMAEVWLREELARAGRRVR; from the coding sequence ATGGACGCCCGCCAGTTCGAGCGCGGGCTGCGCCGGTTCGTCGGCCGCCTTTCGACCGAGTCGAAGCGCGCCGCCGACCGTACCGGGACCCGGGTGCAAAACGAAGCGCGCCGCCGGGCGCCGGTCGACACCGGGCGGCTGCGCTCGTCGATCGTGTCCCGCTCCGAGGATCGCGGGCGTACGTACGACGTCACCGTCGGCACCAACGTGGACTACGCGGAGCATGTCGAGTACGGCACCGCCCCCCACCGGATCTACCCGCGCACCAAGGCCGCCCTGTACTGGCCGGGGGCCCCGCACCCGGTGGCGTATGTCGACCACCCGGGCACCGCCCCGCACCCGTTCCTGGCCCCCGCGATCGCGATGGCTGAGGTGTGGCTGCGCGAGGAGCTGGCCCGTGCCGGACGGAGGGTCCGCTGA
- a CDS encoding phage major capsid protein encodes MPPAPTLTEQRDEIAALLADETYDGDINELLQRADTVAAAIEQANQRDARLRALRAATLPAGDPQPQPNAPQQRRDQPGMQPDDTGNQHPVSVAEAFVRSRALETFRAGGYQGKFGEHFAPGDTRDAPVGTTNTGTYPLQNTRVPGVIPENPDYPLLVADLFDQQTSDGTTLEYLRDVSGPVTGVGTWNNAAVVAEGKTKPMSGPFEFELVTTTLKTVAHWTPITRQAADDNGQLMGYINGRLTYGLRFKEDRQLLTGNGTTEMQGVLTTSGIGVYQPGVGNTDAKLITVRKARTQAELALYPPDSVILNPLDWQDIELDTDANGQFRVITSVTEPGAAMRLWGLRVVTTVAMAQGTALLGGFRAGATLWRRQGITILMTDSHASLFIDNTLVVLAEHRANLAVHTPAAFVKITFAAAT; translated from the coding sequence ATGCCCCCGGCACCCACCCTCACCGAGCAGCGCGACGAGATCGCCGCACTCCTCGCCGACGAGACATACGACGGCGACATCAACGAACTGCTCCAGCGCGCCGACACCGTCGCCGCCGCGATCGAACAGGCCAACCAGCGCGACGCCCGCCTGCGCGCCCTCCGCGCCGCAACGCTCCCCGCCGGTGACCCGCAGCCCCAGCCCAACGCCCCGCAGCAGCGCCGCGACCAGCCCGGCATGCAGCCCGACGACACCGGCAACCAGCACCCCGTCTCCGTCGCCGAAGCCTTCGTCCGCAGCCGCGCCCTGGAGACCTTCCGGGCCGGCGGCTACCAGGGCAAGTTCGGCGAGCACTTCGCCCCCGGTGACACCCGCGACGCCCCGGTCGGCACCACGAACACCGGCACCTACCCGCTCCAGAACACCCGCGTCCCCGGGGTCATCCCGGAGAACCCGGACTACCCGCTCCTGGTGGCCGACCTGTTCGACCAGCAGACCTCGGACGGGACGACCCTGGAGTACCTGCGGGACGTGTCCGGCCCGGTGACCGGTGTCGGCACCTGGAACAACGCCGCGGTCGTCGCCGAGGGCAAGACGAAGCCCATGTCCGGGCCGTTCGAGTTCGAGCTGGTCACCACCACGCTCAAGACCGTGGCCCACTGGACGCCGATCACCCGCCAGGCAGCGGACGACAACGGCCAGCTGATGGGCTACATCAACGGCCGGCTGACGTACGGGCTGCGGTTCAAGGAGGACCGGCAGCTCCTCACCGGCAACGGCACCACGGAGATGCAGGGCGTGCTCACCACGTCCGGTATCGGCGTGTACCAGCCGGGTGTCGGCAACACCGACGCGAAGCTCATCACCGTCAGGAAGGCGCGGACGCAGGCCGAACTGGCGCTGTACCCGCCGGACTCGGTGATCCTGAACCCGCTGGACTGGCAGGACATCGAACTCGACACGGACGCGAACGGGCAGTTCCGGGTCATCACCTCGGTGACCGAGCCGGGCGCGGCGATGCGCCTGTGGGGTCTGCGGGTCGTGACCACCGTCGCGATGGCGCAGGGGACGGCGCTCCTGGGCGGGTTCCGTGCCGGGGCGACTCTGTGGCGGCGTCAGGGCATCACGATCCTGATGACCGACAGCCACGCGTCGCTGTTCATCGACAACACCCTCGTCGTCCTGGCGGAGCACCGGGCGAACCTTGCGGTTCACACCCCGGCAGCCTTCGTGAAGATCACGTTCGCGGCGGCGACCTGA
- a CDS encoding HK97 family phage prohead protease, producing MTELEFRVFETHEFRVGEDQDGTFDGIACQYGKKDSYGTTFHPGVFKRGIDKGSYAYLWMHSPYTPIGTFRADEQSNLLHIAGLYDDTVDGRDKRAMARSGSARELSVGFIRTDLPPWEKVAEMGDDDRADVLDNIRSARLVEVSQITARMAAVPGSKLKTVRSALGALYSETGEPTLAERLADYDREHGRDTEILHRQQMNLRLRRAALLRLGA from the coding sequence ATGACCGAGCTGGAGTTCCGCGTCTTCGAGACGCACGAGTTCCGCGTAGGCGAAGACCAGGACGGCACCTTCGACGGGATCGCCTGCCAGTACGGCAAGAAGGACAGCTACGGCACCACCTTCCACCCCGGCGTCTTCAAGCGCGGCATCGACAAGGGGTCGTACGCCTACCTGTGGATGCACAGTCCGTACACCCCGATCGGCACGTTCCGGGCCGACGAGCAGTCCAACCTGCTGCACATCGCTGGCCTGTACGACGACACGGTGGACGGCCGCGACAAGCGCGCCATGGCCCGCAGCGGAAGCGCGCGCGAGCTGTCGGTGGGCTTCATCCGGACCGATCTCCCCCCGTGGGAGAAGGTCGCTGAGATGGGCGACGACGACCGCGCCGACGTCCTCGACAACATCCGCTCCGCCCGCCTCGTCGAGGTCTCCCAGATCACCGCGCGCATGGCCGCCGTCCCCGGGTCGAAGCTGAAGACGGTGCGGTCCGCCCTGGGCGCCCTGTACTCCGAGACCGGGGAGCCGACGCTGGCCGAGCGCCTCGCGGACTACGACCGGGAGCACGGCCGCGACACGGAGATCCTGCACCGGCAGCAGATGAACCTACGCCTCCGCCGGGCCGCGCTGCTGCGCCTGGGTGCCTGA
- a CDS encoding phage portal protein: MGRFKDVADALFGRRAVGGLDTLRERRPITVASVGGQQSLTIDLDAEARGYSNSAVAYRCVAAIADNGSSVPLAVRQPDGTVIDGHRVAHLLNKKPNPFMSARVFKSLMLQQGELAGQSFIWLDRGETGLGDPTEAHIVFDQVDVVVDKPVHLRPTMANLVGFVIRRADGVQVPVLPEEMLWLRYPHPFDPLGCLAPWKAARHAVDMDAFAREWQRSSYKNGASPTGVVYLGQMEESAFAAAKASWRSSMQGPANAGKNLLVASPPGGGTPVSYARVGLTAEEMDYLESRMANAAEVMMAFGVPHDYLAAGTTYENRAAAKATLWSDTIKPKLELIGSEIDRILLPSDSEEAEFDLSSVEALQEAQDSVANRTRASVYSDTLTIDEARAELGKEPLPNGLGAHTLTPYRAQWAPVQGAPGGDEARSWDVDFSRLLPSAPDVGPVVERAVEAALARLLGAVPPQVDGPSVPRRRELTRADDDAPSPPSLADINEAYDELEAAGVRAVRALAREQQARVLRDFDRLMKKPERSAAWLTEVRAEACALAREQQLVLAPPDLDVVPAARATDMDVATGPAGWEERIKVRDIFDGGYWRRATAAALRPFVERAWRRGAVSISPSFDLDEPDVATALTDRIDELAGQVTATTEQVLRSQLLAHGVADGESVPQLRARIQQVFTNLSDYRATMIARTETVGGYSQASFLAALDQGAVRKTWVSTDDKRTRRTHRAAQGSSVAMNKRFPLTQSRWPADAAAPANQSIQCRCALTFEFEEN, encoded by the coding sequence GTGGGACGCTTCAAGGACGTGGCCGACGCGCTGTTCGGCCGCCGCGCCGTCGGCGGCCTGGACACGCTGCGCGAGCGCCGCCCGATCACCGTGGCCAGCGTCGGCGGCCAGCAGTCGCTGACCATCGACCTGGATGCGGAGGCACGCGGGTACTCCAACTCGGCTGTCGCATACCGGTGCGTCGCGGCGATCGCCGACAACGGCAGCAGCGTGCCGCTCGCCGTACGGCAACCCGACGGAACCGTCATCGATGGGCACCGCGTTGCCCACCTGCTCAACAAGAAGCCGAACCCGTTCATGTCTGCCCGCGTCTTCAAGAGCCTCATGCTCCAGCAGGGCGAGTTGGCCGGGCAGAGCTTCATCTGGTTGGACCGAGGTGAGACCGGGCTCGGTGACCCGACTGAGGCGCACATCGTCTTCGACCAGGTTGACGTTGTCGTCGATAAGCCTGTGCACCTGCGGCCCACCATGGCGAACTTGGTGGGGTTCGTGATCCGGCGGGCGGACGGCGTGCAGGTGCCCGTGCTTCCGGAAGAGATGCTGTGGTTGCGGTACCCGCATCCGTTCGACCCGCTCGGCTGTCTCGCCCCGTGGAAGGCCGCGCGGCACGCGGTGGACATGGATGCGTTCGCCCGCGAGTGGCAGCGCTCCAGCTACAAGAACGGGGCGTCGCCGACGGGCGTCGTCTACCTCGGGCAGATGGAGGAGTCGGCCTTCGCTGCGGCCAAGGCGTCGTGGCGCAGCAGCATGCAGGGCCCGGCGAACGCGGGCAAGAACCTCCTCGTCGCGTCCCCGCCCGGCGGCGGTACTCCGGTCTCGTACGCCCGGGTTGGGCTGACGGCCGAGGAGATGGACTACCTGGAGTCGCGGATGGCGAACGCGGCCGAGGTGATGATGGCGTTCGGTGTCCCCCACGACTACCTGGCCGCCGGGACGACGTACGAGAACCGGGCGGCGGCAAAGGCGACCCTGTGGTCGGACACGATCAAGCCGAAGCTGGAGCTGATCGGCAGCGAGATTGACCGCATCCTCCTGCCCAGCGACTCCGAAGAAGCCGAGTTCGACCTGAGCAGCGTGGAGGCGTTGCAGGAGGCGCAGGACTCGGTGGCCAACCGCACCAGGGCGTCGGTGTACTCCGACACACTGACGATCGACGAGGCGCGCGCCGAGCTGGGCAAGGAGCCCCTGCCGAACGGGCTCGGCGCCCACACCCTCACCCCGTACCGGGCGCAGTGGGCGCCGGTCCAGGGTGCACCCGGTGGCGATGAGGCGCGGTCGTGGGACGTCGACTTCTCCCGCCTGCTGCCGTCGGCGCCGGACGTCGGGCCCGTCGTCGAACGGGCGGTGGAGGCGGCGTTGGCCCGGCTGCTCGGTGCTGTCCCGCCGCAGGTGGACGGCCCGTCGGTGCCGCGTCGTCGGGAGCTGACGCGCGCGGACGACGACGCCCCGTCGCCCCCGTCGCTGGCGGACATCAACGAGGCGTACGACGAGCTGGAGGCGGCCGGGGTCCGGGCGGTGCGGGCGCTCGCCCGGGAGCAGCAGGCGCGGGTGCTCCGCGACTTCGATCGGCTGATGAAGAAGCCCGAACGCTCGGCCGCCTGGCTGACCGAGGTCCGGGCCGAGGCGTGCGCCCTCGCCCGCGAGCAGCAGCTGGTGCTGGCCCCGCCGGACCTGGACGTGGTGCCGGCCGCGCGGGCGACGGACATGGACGTCGCGACGGGCCCCGCCGGGTGGGAGGAGCGGATCAAGGTCCGCGACATCTTCGACGGGGGGTACTGGCGGCGGGCAACGGCGGCCGCGCTGCGCCCCTTCGTAGAGCGGGCGTGGAGGCGCGGTGCGGTCAGCATCAGCCCGTCGTTCGACCTCGACGAGCCGGACGTGGCGACCGCGCTGACGGACCGCATCGACGAGCTGGCGGGGCAGGTGACGGCTACGACGGAACAGGTGCTGCGGTCGCAGCTCCTCGCGCACGGTGTCGCCGACGGCGAGTCCGTGCCCCAGCTCCGGGCCAGGATCCAGCAGGTGTTCACGAACCTCTCCGACTACCGGGCGACGATGATCGCCCGTACGGAGACGGTGGGCGGCTACTCGCAGGCGTCGTTCCTGGCGGCGCTGGATCAGGGTGCGGTGCGGAAGACGTGGGTGTCGACCGACGACAAGCGCACGAGGCGCACGCATCGGGCGGCGCAGGGCTCCAGCGTCGCGATGAACAAGCGGTTTCCGCTGACCCAGTCCCGGTGGCCCGCCGACGCGGCCGCGCCCGCCAACCAGTCCATTCAGTGCCGGTGTGCGCTGACCTTCGAGTTCGAGGAGAACTGA
- a CDS encoding terminase family protein, which produces MTVTDLRERLAALTEQEADLLESKLRAKLWAKRWNAWTPYPWQVPPDAIETHGMWLQLGGRGTGKTDGCARYMVQHVNGPPCDDRVPGGHRMAIIAPTQGDAVESAVNGPSGLKAHDPRVVLRTTAGGTHVKWPSGAEAKLFGAHSPDDVERLRSGGNRCLVWLEEAAAMRRLGAALTHSAMGLRVGPNPHYIASTTPKPRKEIRDLLQRADVITTKGRTRDAIHLPEMMRTKLVQQYAGTRLERQELDGELIDDIEGALWSWRGLDATRVGAAPPMTRIVVAIDPAAKGGGESDEMGIIVAGLGEAYIPDRNGFARRHGYVLDDLSGRMSPEECMRRAAQAYHAWKADRVIAEVNNGGDWIGLAMRQTDPTVNYDTVTATRGKATRAEPVAAIFDQLAAHVVTSFPQLEEQLTTWVPGDDSPDRLDAMVWALTKLMLAPAGNYAAVA; this is translated from the coding sequence GTGACCGTCACCGACCTGCGCGAGCGCCTCGCCGCACTCACCGAGCAGGAAGCCGACCTGCTGGAGAGCAAGCTCCGAGCCAAGCTCTGGGCGAAGCGATGGAACGCATGGACCCCCTACCCCTGGCAGGTCCCCCCGGACGCCATCGAGACCCACGGCATGTGGCTCCAGCTCGGCGGGCGCGGCACCGGGAAGACGGACGGGTGCGCGAGGTACATGGTGCAGCACGTCAACGGGCCCCCGTGTGACGACCGGGTCCCCGGCGGACACCGCATGGCGATCATCGCCCCCACCCAGGGCGACGCCGTCGAGTCCGCCGTCAACGGCCCGTCCGGACTGAAGGCCCACGACCCGCGCGTCGTGCTGCGCACCACCGCGGGCGGCACCCACGTGAAGTGGCCCAGTGGCGCGGAGGCCAAGCTGTTCGGCGCCCACTCGCCGGACGACGTTGAGCGCCTCCGCTCCGGAGGTAACCGGTGCCTCGTCTGGTTGGAGGAGGCCGCGGCGATGCGCCGCCTCGGTGCCGCGCTCACCCACTCGGCCATGGGCCTGCGCGTCGGGCCGAACCCGCACTACATCGCCAGCACGACCCCGAAGCCCCGCAAGGAGATCCGCGACCTCCTTCAGCGCGCCGACGTGATTACCACCAAGGGCCGCACCCGCGACGCGATCCACCTCCCCGAGATGATGCGCACCAAGCTGGTGCAGCAGTACGCCGGCACCCGCCTGGAGCGGCAGGAGCTGGACGGGGAGCTCATCGACGACATCGAGGGCGCCCTCTGGTCGTGGCGCGGCCTGGACGCCACCCGTGTTGGCGCGGCCCCGCCCATGACGCGCATCGTCGTCGCGATCGACCCCGCGGCGAAGGGCGGCGGCGAGTCCGACGAGATGGGCATCATCGTGGCCGGGCTCGGCGAGGCGTACATCCCCGACCGCAACGGGTTCGCCCGCCGGCACGGGTACGTCCTCGATGACCTGTCCGGGCGGATGTCCCCTGAGGAGTGCATGCGGCGGGCAGCGCAGGCGTACCACGCGTGGAAGGCCGACCGAGTGATCGCTGAGGTCAACAACGGGGGCGACTGGATCGGGCTCGCCATGAGGCAGACCGACCCGACGGTGAACTACGACACCGTCACCGCCACCCGCGGCAAGGCCACCCGCGCCGAGCCGGTCGCCGCGATCTTCGACCAGCTGGCCGCCCACGTCGTCACGTCGTTCCCGCAGTTGGAGGAGCAGCTCACCACGTGGGTGCCCGGGGACGACAGCCCCGACCGGCTCGACGCCATGGTCTGGGCCCTCACCAAGCTCATGCTCGCCCCCGCGGGCAACTACGCCGCGGTCGCCTAG
- a CDS encoding DUF2637 domain-containing protein — MADQHFSVPPPGPGTHRTTSIGLAVAAAVIIIGITGIAFWLSYHHLHDVAAAHGLGGDPARAWAWPAVLDLFYLAGELLILRASWLRTVDPWAIALTALGAAGSIGLNVAGVGAGAQPLEYIVAAVPPVAALLAFGALMQQVHRWFGRTPVVTPSTSVDTPVVERVAAPVDPAPAAVPPMPEQAPPPPAIEAPAPPAPIRYRDPRCATVRPLYEGGARPGTAAMRDALIAAGHGRVGDSTIRGTIRAEIEEHEPHLALLPSAVGRTA, encoded by the coding sequence ATGGCTGACCAGCACTTTAGCGTGCCGCCCCCCGGGCCCGGCACCCACCGCACCACCTCGATCGGCCTCGCCGTCGCCGCCGCCGTGATCATCATCGGCATCACCGGCATCGCGTTCTGGCTCTCGTACCACCACCTCCACGACGTCGCCGCGGCACACGGCCTCGGAGGAGACCCCGCACGCGCCTGGGCCTGGCCCGCCGTACTCGACCTCTTCTACCTCGCCGGAGAGCTGCTGATCCTCCGCGCCTCCTGGCTCCGCACCGTCGACCCCTGGGCCATCGCCCTCACCGCACTCGGAGCCGCCGGGTCCATCGGCCTCAACGTCGCCGGGGTCGGGGCCGGGGCGCAGCCGCTTGAGTACATTGTGGCCGCCGTCCCCCCGGTCGCCGCGCTCCTCGCGTTCGGTGCGCTGATGCAGCAGGTCCACCGCTGGTTCGGCCGGACGCCCGTCGTCACCCCGTCGACCAGCGTCGATACGCCCGTCGTCGAACGCGTCGCCGCTCCCGTCGACCCGGCCCCCGCCGCCGTCCCGCCGATGCCCGAGCAAGCCCCGCCGCCCCCGGCCATCGAGGCCCCCGCCCCGCCCGCGCCGATCCGGTACCGCGACCCCCGGTGCGCCACCGTCCGCCCCCTGTACGAGGGCGGCGCCCGGCCCGGCACCGCCGCCATGCGCGACGCCCTCATCGCCGCCGGCCACGGCCGTGTTGGCGACTCCACAATCCGCGGCACCATCCGCGCGGAGATCGAGGAGCACGAGCCGCACCTCGCCCTGCTCCCCTCCGCCGTCGGCCGCACCGCATAG
- a CDS encoding FxLYD domain-containing protein, translated as MSQQYPQGQQGWGQQPQQPKKSSAGKIGLGCLGVVGLLVVAGVVGVVASGGDDGDKASSKPVTAGSEPSAAAPKEEAPEAAAPKGAEGDVKITGCEVSDATGWPKADVLITNRSSKMSNYIVSVEFVDASGKRLADAMAASNNVAAGQEVEEDAQSLDKVTGKVSCKVTKVTRYAS; from the coding sequence ATGTCGCAGCAGTATCCGCAGGGTCAGCAGGGGTGGGGGCAGCAGCCGCAGCAGCCGAAGAAGAGCAGCGCCGGGAAGATTGGGCTGGGGTGCCTCGGCGTCGTGGGCCTGCTCGTCGTGGCCGGCGTCGTAGGCGTGGTGGCGTCGGGCGGTGACGACGGGGACAAGGCGTCGTCGAAGCCCGTGACGGCGGGGTCCGAGCCGTCCGCTGCGGCGCCGAAGGAGGAGGCCCCGGAGGCTGCTGCGCCGAAGGGTGCCGAGGGGGACGTGAAGATCACCGGGTGTGAGGTGAGCGACGCGACGGGGTGGCCGAAGGCGGACGTGCTGATCACGAACCGGTCGTCGAAGATGTCGAACTACATCGTGTCCGTCGAGTTCGTGGACGCCTCCGGCAAGCGGTTGGCAGACGCGATGGCCGCGTCGAACAACGTGGCGGCGGGGCAGGAGGTTGAGGAGGACGCGCAGTCCCTCGACAAGGTCACGGGGAAGGTGTCGTGCAAGGTGACGAAGGTGACCCGGTACGCGTCCTGA
- a CDS encoding WhiB family transcriptional regulator, giving the protein MITLPEFLDGTTPNCTPATAHLFDSTDPAYETEAAAICAACPLRTACATHALTIPEERGTWGGLTAHQRRRIRNPADTAWVDDEGRLRAACGTYSALMAHVRYGEACGPCRAAQAVRTERARRTRLAAAHKAGGTVNGAAIHRRLGEPPCVHCRGAVARHSAVQRAARRMAQHPELAMAS; this is encoded by the coding sequence ATGATCACCTTGCCCGAGTTCCTCGACGGAACCACCCCGAACTGCACCCCTGCTACCGCCCACCTCTTCGACAGCACCGACCCGGCCTACGAGACCGAGGCCGCCGCGATCTGCGCCGCCTGCCCCCTCCGCACCGCCTGCGCCACCCACGCGCTCACCATCCCGGAGGAGCGCGGCACGTGGGGCGGGCTGACCGCGCACCAGCGGCGCCGCATCCGCAACCCGGCGGACACCGCGTGGGTGGACGACGAGGGGCGCCTGCGGGCCGCCTGCGGCACGTACAGCGCCCTGATGGCCCACGTCCGCTACGGGGAGGCGTGCGGCCCGTGTAGAGCCGCACAGGCTGTTCGTACGGAGCGCGCCCGCCGGACCCGCCTCGCCGCCGCCCACAAGGCCGGCGGCACCGTCAACGGGGCCGCGATCCACCGGCGCCTCGGAGAGCCCCCCTGCGTGCACTGCCGGGGCGCCGTTGCCCGGCACTCCGCCGTCCAACGCGCCGCCCGCCGCATGGCCCAGCACCCCGAGCTGGCGATGGCGTCATGA
- a CDS encoding WhiB family transcriptional regulator, with protein sequence MNPTIALDAICAQVDPELFFPGRGDHASSRAAKTICLGCPTRQACLAEALALEAGADKSHRYGIRGGCTPRERAQLARRRSAA encoded by the coding sequence ATGAACCCCACCATCGCCCTCGACGCGATCTGCGCCCAAGTCGACCCGGAGCTGTTCTTCCCGGGCCGCGGCGACCACGCGTCGTCCCGTGCGGCCAAGACGATCTGCCTCGGCTGCCCTACCCGTCAGGCCTGCCTCGCCGAGGCGCTCGCCCTGGAAGCCGGAGCAGACAAGTCCCACCGCTACGGCATCCGCGGCGGCTGCACCCCGCGTGAACGCGCCCAGCTCGCCCGCCGACGGAGCGCCGCGTGA